The following are from one region of the Gemmatimonadales bacterium genome:
- a CDS encoding histone deacetylase → MRAWTSAGFTIDLPPGHRFPIAKYALVRDGLVAQRILMPGDIAEPERAERWTVELVHERGYVDDILDGTLAPAHARRLGLPCSAQLRERSLRTVQGTLEAARDALESGAGVNLAGGTHHAFADHGEGFCVFNDTAIAVRVLQREGRVRRVAVVDLDVHQGNGTARIFAGDADVFTFSMHGAKNFPFRKETGSLDVELDDGTDDPAYLALLGLHLDAALDRASPDLVFYLAGADPFAGDRFGRLGLSMAGLRERDARVFAACRRRDLPVAVTLAGGYAPDLHDVVAIHANTVRELRCAYG, encoded by the coding sequence ATGCGCGCCTGGACCTCGGCCGGCTTCACCATCGACCTGCCGCCCGGCCACCGGTTCCCCATCGCCAAGTACGCGCTGGTGCGCGACGGGCTCGTCGCGCAACGGATTCTCATGCCGGGCGACATCGCAGAGCCGGAGCGCGCGGAGCGCTGGACGGTGGAGCTGGTGCACGAGCGTGGATACGTGGACGACATCCTGGACGGCACGCTTGCGCCGGCGCACGCGCGGCGGCTCGGCCTGCCATGCAGCGCGCAGTTGCGCGAGCGCTCGCTCCGTACGGTTCAGGGCACGCTCGAAGCTGCGCGCGACGCGCTCGAATCCGGCGCGGGCGTCAATCTCGCCGGCGGCACGCATCACGCGTTCGCGGATCACGGCGAAGGATTCTGTGTCTTCAACGACACGGCGATCGCCGTTCGCGTCTTGCAGCGCGAGGGCCGGGTGCGGCGCGTCGCGGTCGTGGATCTCGACGTGCACCAGGGGAACGGCACCGCGCGCATCTTCGCCGGCGACGCCGACGTCTTCACCTTCTCGATGCACGGCGCGAAGAATTTTCCCTTCCGGAAAGAGACCGGCTCCCTCGACGTGGAGCTGGACGACGGCACGGACGACCCGGCATATCTCGCGCTGCTCGGCCTCCATCTCGACGCCGCGCTCGACCGCGCATCGCCCGATCTCGTGTTCTACCTGGCCGGCGCCGACCCGTTCGCCGGCGACCGCTTCGGCCGGCTCGGGCTCTCGATGGCGGGCCTCCGCGAGCGCGACGCGCGGGTGTTCGCCGCATGCCGCCGGCGCGACCTCCCGGTCGCCGTCACGCTGGCCGGCGGGTACGCACCGGATCTCCACGATGTCGTTGCCATCCACGCCAACACGGTGCGCGAGTTGAGGTGCGCCTACGGTTGA